GCCCGCCATACAGGTTCCACGAAGTGGAGAATCACAACCACCGCACTGCCGACTGCCATGATGGAATTCAAAGGAGATGCCCAAGGCGCAGTTCTTCGACTTGATGGTATTCCGCACATCAATTACGCTGAAGGTGAGTATCTCCTGGAAGACTCCCATCTCCATGGCCTCCTCGATGGCCGCATCAGTGACCAGGAAGCAACCAAGGGAGCATTCAGTGCTCAGATCCCTCACATTTACGTGATACACATTATCGGCTCGTAGGAACAAGGTTATTACAATGTCTGTCAGGCAACGATCCCTAATGGAGTCCATCAGTTGGCGGTGGAAGCTATCAAGGATGTGCAAACACTGCCCCTTGCAAAACTGGCAGGTGCTCGACGCTTTCGTGACCAGCTTCTTGGCGCAATCCTTTTTCTGAATACACTCATTGGCCAAACTTTGTACATTCGCATTGAGGCTGTGCACCTGCGAGCGGATGTCGCAGAGTTCCTGGCTCTGAAGACCCTCCAAACGACGATTCATTTCCTCCAACTGCTTGGATAAGTCGCATATAGCCGGGCAGTTGGTACAGGGAGGTGGATTCGTCGAGCAATGGGGCTCTTCTGCTAAATAGTAGCAACACACTGGATCTGTGCACTGCCACTGAGCAAATTCCTCGATATTGGGAGTGCAGCTTGAAATTGAACAAGTCTCTTCGATTTCCATTGTAGGCTGGCAGGAACTTGCTGAAGGATCATTACAGCTACAAGACTTATCAGGGGAATGGCCCTTTGCTTGGTGCTTTGAGGAGTTTTTAGAACTATTTGAGTGAGCTGCAGACTGCGACTTGGAGTGATCTGCGCTAGCCACTTTGGAATTCTTGGGTTGATGCTTCTTGAATTGTGTAGTTCCCCCACCCGTGGGCACCACAATCACCGGTCTCATGCAAAGTCGTGAACCTGCGTGGTTCCTGGATGTCTCCGTCATTTTTTGGTGTGCTAGCGCTTTCGGCGGTTCATGGGTACAAGTTCGGATATTCCCCTGTGGGGGCGGACATGATTCATCGAGCTCCATGCATGAGCAGTCCCGGAAGTGCAGATCATATGGGGGAATATCCTTGGCCACGGGCTCTTGAAAGGACACGCAGTTCCTGCGCTTGTCCTGCTCATGTCCAACGCAGCATGGACACTCATTGGGTTCCGGCATAGAACTGCAGTGGCATTTCGGGCTTTCATCCGATGCACTTTGGTTGCACTGACAGGAAGCTTCATCATTCGTGGTGCAATCAGTTTGCGTCGCGGGCTTAGCGGCTTCGCATAAAGGCTgagctgttttgttttgcttatttgtatttttttttaccttttcggtttttttggaTTTCCTGCAGAATCCACCTCCTGAGATACGGCTACGGGAGGCCTGAATATTTAGAGTGCTACTGGGGAGAGATCTTCGATGCAAGGAATTTTGCACACGAATGAGGATTCCCATGTACCGCTGATATGCTCTATTGGAATCtaatcaaaaatgtaaatttttagTTTGAATTTTAAGCTAACATTACTTACCAGGATCTCTGCTAAACGTGTAGTTTCTTTTTGAATTTCGAACAATCTCATCTTCTAAATGAAAGTCTTCATTTAGCGGTTGGTTGGagttctgactataataacGAAAtggtttttccattttgcaacatttttatgcttTGTGCGTTTTGTATGAAACTTTAGAGCCAAATGGTAgaaactaaataataaatgcaacGCCA
This genomic stretch from Drosophila teissieri strain GT53w chromosome 2L, Prin_Dtei_1.1, whole genome shotgun sequence harbors:
- the LOC122626534 gene encoding uncharacterized protein LOC122626534 produces the protein MEKPFRYYSQNSNQPLNEDFHLEDEIVRNSKRNYTFSRDPDSNRAYQRYMGILIRVQNSLHRRSLPSSTLNIQASRSRISGGGFCRKSKKTEKVKKNTNKQNKTAQPLCEAAKPATQTDCTTNDEASCQCNQSASDESPKCHCSSMPEPNECPCCVGHEQDKRRNCVSFQEPVAKDIPPYDLHFRDCSCMELDESCPPPQGNIRTCTHEPPKALAHQKMTETSRNHAGSRLCMRPVIVVPTGGGTTQFKKHQPKNSKVASADHSKSQSAAHSNSSKNSSKHQAKGHSPDKSCSCNDPSASSCQPTMEIEETCSISSCTPNIEEFAQWQCTDPVCCYYLAEEPHCSTNPPPCTNCPAICDLSKQLEEMNRRLEGLQSQELCDIRSQVHSLNANVQSLANECIQKKDCAKKLVTKASSTCQFCKGQCLHILDSFHRQLMDSIRDRCLTDIVITLFLRADNVYHVNVRDLSTECSLGCFLVTDAAIEEAMEMGVFQEILTFSVIDVRNTIKSKNCALGISFEFHHGSRQCGGCDSPLRGTCMAGKEYMARILGLPIQQLEYLYSVPQTYAKNTEHNSRKPSRHSEVEFPRAQSHSVSTQTRLKRKLKATKEMINMDADRLGLESETRSYIRSRRAQSIPAARNQGILF